The following are encoded together in the Pedobacter steynii genome:
- the fumC gene encoding class II fumarate hydratase — protein MNFRTEHDTMGEVQVPADKYWGAQTERSRNNFKIGPEASMPKEIIHAFGYLKKAAALANTELGVLTAEKAALIAKACDEVIAGTLDEQFPLVIWQTGSGTQSNMNANEVIAYRAHVLNGGDLADEKKVLHPNDDVNKSQSSNDTYPTAMHIAAYKQAVEITIPGLEKLRNTLEKKVAEFGNIVKTGRTHFMDATPLTLGQEFSGYVQQIDNSIRAIKNALVMISELALGGTAVGTGLNTPKGYDILVAKKIAELTGLPFVTAPNKFEALAAHDAMVELSAAYKRTAVSLMKVANDIRMLSSGPRCGIGEIIIPDNEPGSSIMPGKVNPTQPEALTMVCAQVMGNDVTVGIGGSNGHFELNVFKPVIAANVLQSGRLIGDACVSFNDKCAEGILPNLPEIKKHLENSLMLVTALNPHVGYENAAKIAKKAHKENKTLRAAAIELELLTGEQFDEWVRPEDMVGSLK, from the coding sequence ATGAATTTTAGAACCGAACACGATACCATGGGTGAAGTGCAGGTACCTGCCGATAAATATTGGGGGGCTCAGACTGAACGTTCACGTAATAATTTTAAAATAGGGCCAGAGGCATCTATGCCAAAGGAGATCATACACGCTTTTGGTTACCTTAAAAAAGCCGCGGCATTGGCGAATACAGAATTAGGTGTCCTGACTGCTGAAAAAGCAGCTTTAATTGCAAAAGCCTGTGATGAAGTGATTGCTGGTACTCTAGATGAACAATTCCCTCTGGTAATCTGGCAAACAGGCTCAGGAACGCAAAGCAACATGAATGCAAATGAGGTGATTGCCTACCGGGCCCATGTTTTAAATGGTGGTGATCTTGCTGATGAAAAAAAAGTGTTGCATCCGAATGATGATGTGAACAAATCTCAGTCTTCTAATGATACTTATCCTACGGCAATGCATATTGCAGCTTATAAGCAGGCTGTAGAAATTACCATTCCGGGGTTAGAGAAACTGCGCAATACTTTAGAAAAAAAAGTAGCTGAATTCGGTAATATCGTAAAAACAGGACGGACACATTTTATGGACGCCACTCCGCTTACTTTAGGTCAGGAGTTTTCCGGGTATGTTCAACAAATTGACAATAGCATCAGGGCTATAAAAAATGCATTGGTGATGATCAGTGAGCTTGCTCTTGGAGGCACTGCTGTTGGTACTGGATTAAATACACCGAAGGGATATGATATATTAGTTGCTAAGAAAATAGCTGAATTAACCGGCCTTCCTTTTGTAACTGCCCCAAATAAGTTTGAGGCCCTTGCTGCGCACGATGCGATGGTAGAGCTTTCTGCTGCTTATAAACGAACAGCCGTTTCTTTGATGAAAGTGGCTAACGACATTAGAATGTTAAGTTCTGGCCCACGTTGTGGAATCGGTGAAATCATTATTCCTGATAATGAGCCTGGATCTTCTATTATGCCAGGTAAAGTTAATCCAACACAGCCGGAGGCATTGACAATGGTGTGTGCTCAGGTGATGGGTAACGATGTTACTGTTGGGATTGGTGGAAGCAATGGTCATTTTGAACTGAATGTTTTCAAACCCGTAATTGCCGCTAATGTGTTACAATCGGGTCGTTTGATTGGAGATGCCTGTGTTTCATTTAATGACAAATGTGCTGAAGGGATTTTGCCTAACCTTCCTGAAATTAAAAAACATTTAGAGAACTCTCTGATGTTAGTTACCGCATTAAATCCTCATGTAGGTTATGAGAACGCAGCGAAAATTGCTAAAAAAGCACATAAAGAAAATAAAACCCTGCGTGCTGCGGCAATTGAACTTGAATTGCTTACCGGAGAACAGTTCGATGAATGGGTTCGTCCGGAAGATATGGTTGGCAGTTTAAAATAA
- a CDS encoding fumarate hydratase has product MWRLIGSLLLISGLFASCSRLPNVQGKGEAFLQGVWNQDSIPNAGKLLSYTQHKFKFTCDSFYVDLTTHSKVNYYPDSCFNNGTWKEFAKGVYEVRNDSLILEGTYTKANYKQKISGCYQIGRYIKSFYIKSFEPTKLLLQSASDQRECNLVLKEKVICEPKEL; this is encoded by the coding sequence ATGTGGAGATTGATAGGTTCTCTTTTACTCATTTCCGGCTTGTTTGCATCATGCAGCAGGTTACCTAATGTACAAGGGAAAGGTGAGGCTTTTTTACAGGGTGTTTGGAATCAGGATAGTATCCCGAATGCGGGGAAGTTGCTAAGTTATACCCAACATAAATTTAAGTTCACGTGTGATTCGTTCTACGTCGATTTAACGACGCATTCCAAGGTAAACTACTATCCTGATTCCTGTTTTAATAATGGCACCTGGAAGGAGTTTGCCAAAGGAGTATATGAGGTTCGTAATGACAGCCTGATTCTGGAAGGTACCTACACCAAAGCTAATTATAAGCAAAAGATTTCCGGATGCTATCAGATTGGAAGATATATTAAAAGTTTTTATATCAAGTCCTTTGAACCAACTAAGTTACTGCTCCAAAGCGCCAGTGACCAAAGGGAATGTAACCTCGTTTTGAAAGAGAAGGTTATTTGCGAGCCGAAAGAACTCTAA
- a CDS encoding S1/P1 nuclease, whose translation MKMKSINRSLKVALTVIIMAYFPLTANAWGMLGHRIVGQIAESHLTKKAFKGVKSVLGTESLAMASNWGDFIKSDTAYNYLYNWHFVNLPGSMDQQGIFNFLDAEQGPNVYNKIPEMISVLKNPQSTADQKKLAMRMLVHLVGDLNQPMHTARKEDLGGNKVYITWFGAKSNLHKVWDEGLIDYQQLSYTEYADAINHPSDDQLTKWKSSSLKDFVYGSYEACNKIYENTKPEEKLSYKYNFDFIALLNTQLLKGGICLANILNDIYS comes from the coding sequence ATGAAGATGAAATCAATCAACAGGTCATTAAAAGTTGCCTTAACCGTTATAATAATGGCTTATTTCCCCCTGACAGCGAATGCATGGGGAATGCTTGGCCATAGAATTGTTGGACAGATAGCAGAGAGCCATCTTACCAAAAAAGCGTTTAAAGGTGTAAAAAGCGTATTGGGCACAGAAAGCTTGGCCATGGCCAGTAATTGGGGTGATTTTATCAAATCGGATACAGCGTATAATTATTTGTATAACTGGCATTTTGTAAACCTTCCCGGCAGTATGGATCAGCAGGGCATTTTTAACTTCCTGGATGCTGAACAGGGACCCAATGTGTACAATAAAATCCCTGAGATGATATCTGTATTGAAGAACCCGCAAAGCACTGCTGATCAAAAGAAGCTGGCTATGCGCATGCTTGTCCATTTGGTTGGGGATTTAAACCAGCCTATGCATACTGCACGCAAAGAGGACCTTGGCGGAAATAAGGTGTATATTACCTGGTTCGGAGCAAAATCTAACCTACATAAGGTTTGGGATGAAGGGCTGATCGACTATCAGCAATTAAGTTATACCGAATACGCGGATGCCATTAATCATCCTTCAGATGATCAATTGACAAAATGGAAAAGCAGCTCTCTAAAGGATTTCGTTTATGGCTCTTATGAGGCTTGTAATAAGATTTATGAGAATACCAAACCTGAAGAAAAGTTAAGTTATAAATACAATTTTGATTTTATAGCGCTTTTAAACACACAGTTGTTAAAAGGAGGAATCTGTCTGGCCAATATCCTTAACGACATTTATAGCTAG
- a CDS encoding low molecular weight protein-tyrosine-phosphatase yields MKILMVCLGNICRSPLAEGIMRHLVDQQELGWEIASAGTGDWHVNEPADKRSISVARQFGYDISKQRAKHFNRDHFDEFDLILVMDQNNLKDVLKLASGQEQRNKVSMFLPDDLEVADPYFDERLFEPVFLQIEARCKQLIDEIKANK; encoded by the coding sequence ATGAAAATTTTGATGGTTTGTTTAGGCAATATTTGCCGCTCCCCTTTAGCGGAAGGAATCATGCGCCATTTGGTCGATCAGCAGGAATTAGGCTGGGAGATCGCCTCTGCAGGAACTGGAGACTGGCATGTAAACGAACCTGCTGATAAAAGAAGTATTTCGGTTGCTAGGCAGTTTGGTTATGATATCTCTAAACAAAGAGCAAAACATTTTAACCGGGATCATTTTGATGAATTTGACTTGATTTTGGTAATGGACCAAAATAATTTAAAGGATGTCCTTAAACTTGCCAGCGGGCAGGAACAACGTAATAAAGTATCGATGTTTCTTCCTGATGATCTTGAAGTCGCAGATCCTTATTTTGACGAACGCCTCTTTGAACCTGTATTTCTGCAAATCGAAGCGCGTTGTAAGCAACTGATAGATGAAATAAAAGCGAATAAATAA
- a CDS encoding DUF1543 domain-containing protein, with amino-acid sequence MQLPKLFMLMLGCTPPPRRIEQHDMLFSIADSLKDLKQEILDFWPEAGEKIHVDAWREVTEVDGYKIQVVPKGSISNQINSLFFMNLGGYKRGEFDEPHYKMLIVAADKAAAIQQAKQTAFYKHTGFEGATSHIDDKYGVDVDDAFEIVDVLSEDLKLQYDLRIELDEELVKDEIHLGYLKFSKI; translated from the coding sequence ATGCAATTACCTAAATTATTTATGTTGATGCTCGGTTGCACTCCGCCACCACGTCGCATAGAACAACACGATATGCTCTTTTCCATTGCCGATTCGTTGAAAGATCTAAAACAAGAGATACTGGATTTTTGGCCTGAGGCCGGAGAAAAGATCCATGTAGATGCCTGGCGTGAGGTGACTGAAGTAGATGGCTATAAAATACAGGTTGTGCCGAAAGGAAGCATCTCTAATCAAATAAATAGCTTGTTTTTTATGAATCTGGGCGGTTATAAGCGCGGTGAGTTTGATGAACCCCATTACAAAATGCTGATTGTTGCTGCGGATAAAGCGGCTGCTATCCAGCAGGCTAAACAAACCGCATTCTATAAGCATACAGGTTTTGAAGGAGCAACTTCTCATATCGATGATAAATATGGGGTCGATGTAGATGATGCCTTTGAAATTGTAGATGTGCTTTCCGAGGACCTGAAACTTCAATATGACCTAAGGATTGAACTTGATGAAGAGCTAGTTAAAGATGAGATTCATCTCGGCTATTTAAAATTCAGTAAAATATAA
- the cphA gene encoding cyanophycin synthetase has protein sequence MKILGIQVLRGPNIWSINRKKLIQMRLDLEEMEQNPTNVIDGFAERIEKLIPSLYTHRCSKGTAGGFLMRIQEGTWMGHVIEHIALEIQTLAGMDTGFGRTRQTKTEGIYNVVFSYLEEKAGLYAAEASVRIAEALINGTDYDLEHDIHRMRELRELERLGPSTGSIVDEAISRQIPWIRLNKSSLVQLGYGKNQVRFRATMTEKTNSIAVDIACNKDETKRLLQDSAIPVAKGVTISDPNDLADAIKKVGYPLVFKPLDGNHGKGATINVKTDEAAKEAFEYAQNYSRKVIIERFISGYDFRILVIDHKMVAAALRVPAHVTGNGQLTIQELIDKENTDPRRGYGHENVLTEINVDRDTLDLLAKKEYTLETVPSQGEIVYLKSTANLSTGGTSIDVTDLVHPQNVFISERISRVIGLDICGIDIMAENLTQPLTENGGVVLEVNAAPGFRMHLAPSEGLPRNVAAPVIDMLYPPGKSAIIPIIAVTGTNGKTTTSRLIAHIVKSNGTRVGFTTSDGIYVQNTMLMKGDTTGPVSAEFILRDPTVEFAVLETARGGILRAGLGFNKCDIGVVTNIQEDHLGISDIHTLDDLTRVKGVVIGAVKRSGWGVLNADNKYCIKIAATADCNIAYFSMDENNPIIVEHCKKGGIAAIYENGYITIKKGDWKIRVEKVTHVPLTFGGSVDFMIQNVLAATLATFLWGYKIEDIRMSLETFIPSAAQTPGRMNTFKFKEFKIMVDFAHNPDGYNGIKSYLKTIDATEHIGVISATGDRRDSDIRETAKIAAQMFDKIIICQEKYLRGRNQQELIDLQIESIRQVKPDMDIIINNSGDDCLKYIIATARSGSFITILSDTIDGAITKVSDYVDKEFGM, from the coding sequence ATGAAAATATTAGGCATACAGGTGCTACGCGGACCAAACATATGGTCTATAAACAGAAAAAAGTTAATTCAAATGCGCCTTGACCTGGAGGAGATGGAGCAAAATCCGACGAATGTCATAGATGGATTTGCAGAAAGGATTGAAAAATTAATACCCAGTTTATACACGCACCGGTGCTCCAAAGGCACAGCGGGTGGATTTCTGATGAGGATCCAGGAAGGAACCTGGATGGGACATGTAATTGAACACATTGCTCTGGAGATTCAAACACTTGCGGGAATGGATACCGGCTTTGGCAGAACCCGTCAGACCAAAACTGAGGGCATTTACAATGTGGTATTTAGTTATCTCGAAGAGAAAGCAGGGTTATATGCCGCTGAAGCTTCTGTAAGGATTGCTGAAGCATTGATCAATGGAACTGATTATGACCTGGAGCATGACATTCACCGCATGCGTGAGTTGAGAGAACTTGAACGTTTGGGACCAAGTACCGGTTCTATTGTAGACGAAGCAATCTCCAGACAGATTCCCTGGATCAGATTGAACAAAAGCTCACTGGTCCAGCTCGGATACGGAAAAAATCAGGTACGTTTCCGTGCAACCATGACCGAAAAGACAAACTCTATAGCCGTTGATATTGCCTGCAATAAGGATGAGACCAAGAGGCTGCTTCAGGACTCTGCTATTCCCGTTGCTAAGGGTGTAACCATATCCGACCCTAATGATCTCGCTGATGCTATCAAAAAAGTTGGTTATCCGCTAGTGTTCAAACCTCTTGACGGAAATCATGGAAAGGGAGCAACCATCAACGTAAAAACTGATGAAGCAGCTAAAGAAGCTTTTGAATATGCACAAAATTATTCACGAAAAGTTATCATTGAACGTTTCATCAGCGGTTATGACTTCAGAATCCTGGTAATAGACCATAAAATGGTTGCAGCAGCACTTCGTGTCCCTGCCCATGTGACAGGAAACGGCCAGCTAACCATTCAGGAACTAATCGATAAAGAAAATACAGATCCAAGAAGAGGCTATGGTCATGAGAATGTATTAACAGAGATTAACGTCGACCGTGACACGCTAGATCTTCTTGCAAAGAAAGAATACACATTGGAAACAGTTCCTTCACAGGGAGAAATTGTTTACCTCAAATCTACAGCGAATTTAAGTACTGGCGGGACCTCTATTGATGTGACTGATCTTGTTCACCCTCAAAATGTATTCATTAGTGAGCGTATCTCCAGGGTCATTGGACTCGACATATGCGGGATCGATATCATGGCTGAAAATCTGACTCAGCCACTAACTGAAAACGGGGGTGTTGTACTTGAAGTAAATGCGGCGCCGGGATTTAGGATGCACCTTGCTCCAAGCGAGGGCCTACCAAGGAATGTTGCTGCCCCAGTAATCGACATGCTTTATCCTCCTGGAAAATCGGCTATAATTCCCATAATCGCAGTAACCGGAACCAATGGAAAGACAACGACATCAAGGCTAATTGCTCATATTGTTAAAAGTAACGGAACCCGCGTTGGATTTACAACCTCAGACGGAATCTATGTGCAGAATACCATGCTGATGAAAGGTGATACCACAGGCCCGGTAAGTGCAGAATTTATTCTCAGGGACCCGACAGTAGAATTCGCTGTTCTGGAAACGGCAAGAGGTGGAATTCTCAGGGCCGGTCTGGGCTTCAACAAATGTGATATTGGCGTGGTCACGAATATTCAGGAGGATCATTTAGGTATCTCTGACATCCATACCCTTGACGACCTGACCAGGGTTAAAGGAGTAGTTATTGGTGCTGTAAAAAGAAGTGGGTGGGGAGTACTAAATGCCGACAATAAATATTGTATCAAAATTGCTGCTACTGCTGATTGTAATATCGCCTATTTTAGCATGGATGAGAACAACCCTATAATCGTTGAGCATTGCAAAAAAGGAGGAATAGCGGCAATTTATGAAAATGGTTATATCACGATTAAAAAAGGTGACTGGAAAATCAGGGTAGAAAAAGTAACCCATGTTCCACTAACTTTTGGTGGCAGTGTTGATTTCATGATTCAGAATGTACTCGCAGCTACATTGGCAACCTTTCTTTGGGGCTACAAGATTGAAGACATCCGTATGTCACTGGAAACCTTTATTCCTTCCGCCGCACAAACACCAGGAAGGATGAACACTTTTAAATTCAAAGAGTTTAAAATAATGGTTGACTTTGCACATAATCCTGATGGATATAATGGCATCAAGTCTTATTTAAAAACCATTGACGCAACCGAACATATCGGAGTAATATCAGCTACAGGAGACAGAAGGGATTCTGATATCAGGGAGACTGCAAAGATTGCTGCCCAGATGTTTGACAAAATCATTATTTGTCAGGAAAAATACCTGCGCGGCCGTAACCAACAGGAGTTAATTGACTTACAGATAGAATCCATTCGTCAGGTAAAACCCGATATGGATATCATCATTAACAATAGTGGAGATGATTGTCTGAAGTATATTATTGCTACCGCCCGCTCAGGATCATTCATTACTATCTTAAGTGATACAATAGATGGTGCAATCACTAAGGTATCAGATTATGTAGATAAAGAATTCGGAATGTAA
- a CDS encoding cyanophycinase, with product MTPKGKLIIIGGAINTGSFTETTFGLPQNMNFFERGILKKITTESLKGTTSRFEIITTASLVPERVGEEYIKAFVQLDVHDVGVLNIHSREQANAEENCDRIKAADVIIFTGGDQLRLSSIFGGTAIHQILLDKYQDEPVVIAGTSAGAAASSKNMIYQGSSKDALLKGEVKITGGLGFIDGVIVDTHFVQRGRIGRLLYATASNPGILGIGLGEDTGLYISNGNTMEAIGSGMVILVDGRNMADTNLTDVDMGQPVSINNMTVHVMCDGDIYDLMAHKLTIHHPKVVSID from the coding sequence ATGACTCCAAAGGGTAAACTAATAATTATAGGTGGTGCGATTAATACCGGAAGTTTTACAGAGACAACTTTCGGATTGCCCCAGAATATGAACTTTTTTGAAAGAGGTATTTTAAAGAAAATTACAACGGAATCATTAAAGGGAACTACTTCTCGTTTCGAAATCATTACTACAGCATCTCTTGTTCCGGAAAGGGTTGGAGAAGAATATATTAAAGCTTTCGTGCAACTGGATGTTCACGATGTAGGGGTGTTAAATATTCATAGTCGTGAGCAGGCAAATGCTGAAGAGAATTGCGATCGTATAAAGGCAGCCGATGTGATCATTTTTACCGGAGGGGATCAATTGCGCCTTTCTTCAATATTTGGCGGAACGGCCATTCATCAGATTCTTTTAGATAAATACCAGGACGAACCGGTAGTGATTGCGGGGACTTCCGCGGGAGCCGCTGCCAGCTCTAAAAATATGATCTATCAGGGTAGCAGTAAAGATGCCTTGTTGAAAGGTGAAGTTAAAATTACAGGTGGGTTAGGCTTTATCGACGGGGTGATTGTGGATACGCATTTTGTACAGCGTGGAAGAATAGGAAGGCTTTTATATGCTACAGCCAGTAATCCTGGTATACTCGGGATTGGTCTGGGAGAAGATACCGGTCTGTATATTTCCAATGGAAATACAATGGAGGCGATAGGTTCAGGAATGGTGATTCTTGTGGATGGTAGAAATATGGCGGATACGAATCTTACAGACGTAGATATGGGTCAACCAGTCTCAATTAACAATATGACGGTTCATGTGATGTGTGATGGAGATATTTATGACCTTATGGCCCATAAGCTGACCATTCATCATCCGAAAGTGGTTTCTATAGATTAA
- a CDS encoding isoaspartyl peptidase/L-asparaginase: protein MKIIIHGGFFSESDTNQETKKAKQDALSAIVSQSHHYLQTHTALETVIYAVSLLEDDELFNAGLGSQIQSDGKIRLSASLMDGKSQKFSGVINIENVKNPIQVAEKLQNFDDKVLSGAGALNFARQHGFDFFNPIIPQRQEEYEQKLFQSTRTGTVGCVALDAEGNLAAATSTGGKGFEIPCRVSDSATVAGNFANEYAGISCTGVGEDIVSTALASKIVTRVTDGFTLKEASEKSFAELKTFEGFAGIIGISSKGEIYHTDSHPYMVWAAFDGSLQVFN, encoded by the coding sequence ATGAAAATAATTATTCATGGTGGTTTTTTTAGTGAGTCTGATACCAATCAGGAAACTAAAAAAGCAAAGCAGGATGCTTTATCTGCAATTGTGAGCCAGTCTCATCATTATTTACAAACGCATACCGCATTGGAGACTGTTATTTATGCTGTCAGTCTGCTGGAAGATGATGAGCTCTTTAATGCCGGCCTGGGTTCTCAGATTCAGAGTGACGGTAAGATTCGCTTAAGTGCTTCCCTGATGGATGGTAAAAGCCAGAAATTTAGTGGGGTCATTAATATTGAAAATGTAAAAAACCCGATTCAGGTAGCTGAAAAGCTGCAGAATTTCGACGATAAAGTTTTAAGTGGTGCCGGTGCCTTAAATTTTGCCCGTCAGCATGGTTTCGATTTTTTTAATCCGATTATTCCACAAAGACAAGAAGAGTACGAACAAAAGCTATTCCAATCCACCAGAACAGGTACCGTAGGATGTGTTGCGTTAGATGCTGAGGGAAACCTCGCCGCGGCAACTTCTACGGGTGGAAAAGGATTTGAAATTCCTTGCCGTGTGAGTGATTCTGCCACTGTTGCAGGAAACTTTGCAAATGAATATGCTGGAATTTCATGTACAGGAGTAGGAGAAGATATTGTAAGTACGGCTTTGGCATCCAAAATTGTTACCCGTGTTACAGATGGTTTTACGTTAAAAGAGGCGAGCGAAAAATCTTTTGCGGAGTTAAAAACTTTTGAGGGTTTTGCCGGAATCATCGGAATCTCTTCTAAAGGAGAGATTTACCATACTGACTCGCACCCCTATATGGTCTGGGCTGCTTTTGATGGTAGTTTACAGGTGTTTAACTAA
- a CDS encoding tetratricopeptide repeat protein encodes MNKICLVIICLLFSGRAMTQTNTFLTQDPPVTGGAINIVTSSLEEADGNTYFAEAVKNEKRGDLNDALTLFGKAAFEYNSSKLFVRYGEALLRLGNVHFLMNHYGEAEQVILNVALKNYSRIGSKTGQMESYYQLGRIYFAANKLTQSLWFYTQQGILAKQVNNNNSYIESVLGIAQVKIKKKEYTLALRDIKRAELLAKSSNSSQFKSKIKEVKALIPSKPVAKKS; translated from the coding sequence ATGAACAAAATTTGTTTAGTAATCATTTGCCTGTTGTTTTCAGGGAGGGCGATGACACAAACTAATACTTTTTTAACCCAAGACCCCCCGGTGACGGGCGGAGCGATCAACATTGTGACCTCCAGCCTGGAAGAAGCGGATGGAAATACCTATTTCGCTGAGGCCGTAAAAAATGAAAAACGAGGGGATTTGAACGATGCCCTTACGCTATTTGGTAAAGCCGCATTTGAATATAATAGCTCTAAACTCTTTGTACGTTATGGAGAAGCTTTATTGAGATTGGGAAATGTTCATTTTCTGATGAACCATTATGGAGAGGCAGAACAGGTGATTCTCAATGTTGCTTTGAAAAATTACTCGAGAATAGGAAGTAAAACCGGGCAAATGGAGTCTTACTATCAGTTGGGAAGGATTTATTTTGCCGCCAATAAGCTCACTCAGTCGCTGTGGTTTTATACGCAACAGGGAATTCTCGCGAAACAGGTAAATAATAATAACTCTTATATAGAATCTGTTCTGGGAATTGCGCAGGTTAAAATTAAGAAGAAGGAATATACCCTTGCTTTAAGGGATATCAAGAGAGCTGAATTATTAGCCAAATCATCAAATAGCAGTCAGTTTAAGAGTAAAATTAAGGAAGTAAAGGCACTAATCCCTTCTAAGCCAGTAGCGAAGAAATCCTGA